Proteins from a genomic interval of Niabella soli DSM 19437:
- a CDS encoding UbiA family prenyltransferase produces the protein MKIAEITRSSEWWEYKLSPLLAIGYATILSAGKEIGDYWTRLLLILLSLAAGAAYVSIINDITDLKDDRMAGKKNRMQNLPAYYRWLLPVAGLLSGLFFEYVLYYPDTRSMIFYAVPWVLFSLYSFPPFRFKKRGIPGILCDAGGSHVFTGLLMISSTCFAMHERVPPLWMFAIGVWSFCYGLRGILWHQYTDRVNDQRAGLQTVAVRIPPHKFKRIEAGLFVTELLATLGIFLYLGNPWVIGVYLCYLLLCFLRYRFLKLAPVVVLSKPDTPIQILQLDYFQCLFPLTLLVCAAVQNIYNLLPLAFHLLLFHGTLRRIFADLKLIYKVYA, from the coding sequence ATGAAAATCGCTGAGATCACCCGTTCTTCTGAATGGTGGGAGTATAAGCTTTCACCGTTGCTGGCCATTGGTTATGCAACGATTTTGAGCGCGGGGAAGGAGATTGGTGATTATTGGACAAGACTATTGCTCATCTTACTTTCGCTGGCCGCCGGGGCTGCTTACGTTAGCATCATAAATGATATAACAGATCTGAAAGACGATCGGATGGCGGGGAAAAAGAACCGCATGCAGAACCTGCCGGCTTATTATCGGTGGTTGCTTCCGGTTGCAGGTCTCTTATCGGGCCTTTTCTTCGAATATGTACTTTATTATCCTGATACCCGCTCCATGATCTTCTATGCCGTTCCATGGGTCTTATTCAGCCTGTATTCTTTTCCCCCCTTCCGGTTCAAGAAGCGGGGTATCCCGGGCATCCTCTGCGATGCGGGAGGTTCCCATGTTTTCACGGGTTTATTAATGATCAGCAGTACCTGCTTCGCCATGCACGAGAGGGTGCCTCCGTTGTGGATGTTTGCCATAGGCGTCTGGTCATTTTGCTATGGACTTCGGGGCATTTTATGGCATCAATATACCGACCGCGTGAACGATCAGCGTGCCGGTTTGCAAACCGTTGCGGTGCGGATCCCGCCACATAAATTCAAACGAATAGAAGCGGGCCTGTTTGTAACAGAGCTTCTGGCCACATTGGGTATTTTTTTATACCTGGGCAATCCCTGGGTTATCGGGGTCTATCTATGTTATCTGTTGCTCTGTTTTTTACGTTACCGTTTTTTGAAATTGGCGCCGGTAGTGGTATTAAGTAAACCGGATACGCCCATTCAGATCCTGCAATTGGACTATTTTCAATGTCTTTTTCCGCTAACCTTGCTGGTCTGTGCCGCTGTTCAGAATATATACAACCTGTTGCCGCTGGCTTTTCATCTGCTGCTTTTTCACGGCACCCTTCGCCGCATTTTTGCTGATCTGAAACTAATCTACAAGGTGTATGCCTGA
- a CDS encoding DUF3037 domain-containing protein → MQELLVYEYAVLRVVPRVEREEFVNVGVIVFCKSRKMIECAVSLKKEKIFSLYAEVDMNGIEENLCAFQAIAAGDRQSGSGIALLDAASRFRWLTATRSTMIQCSKVHPGLAVSTEGLVHTLLEKMVL, encoded by the coding sequence ATGCAAGAGCTGCTGGTATATGAGTACGCGGTGCTGCGCGTAGTGCCCCGTGTGGAAAGAGAGGAATTCGTTAATGTGGGCGTAATCGTTTTTTGCAAAAGCAGGAAAATGATTGAGTGTGCGGTTTCACTGAAAAAAGAAAAAATTTTTAGTCTTTACGCCGAGGTAGATATGAATGGAATAGAGGAGAACCTGTGCGCCTTTCAGGCCATTGCGGCAGGCGACCGACAGTCCGGATCGGGCATTGCCTTGCTGGACGCCGCATCCCGGTTCCGCTGGCTGACCGCTACGCGAAGTACGATGATTCAATGTTCAAAAGTACATCCCGGTCTTGCGGTAAGCACTGAAGGACTGGTTCATACCTTATTGGAAAAAATGGTGCTATAG
- a CDS encoding HipA family kinase, giving the protein MQEIRSVQVTRYVTPLREGGSLPAIAEADDGFLYALKFRGAGQGVKALVAEFIGGEVARELKLKVPELVYAHLDEAFGRTEGDEEIQDLLKASRGLNLALHYLSGAITFDPAVTKVEPMMASIIVWMDAFLTNMDRTARNTNMLMWHNELWLIDHGACLYFHHNWESWPVQMKSAFPLIKDHVLLQEASLLKEADEFCKSLLTQQKLHEIVNLLPMEWLQYEEAQGDPEAAREVYLQFLSWRLKNSFTFLKTALDARAAGI; this is encoded by the coding sequence ATGCAGGAGATCCGGTCAGTTCAGGTAACAAGATATGTAACACCGCTACGGGAAGGAGGGTCCCTTCCGGCTATTGCAGAAGCCGACGACGGCTTTTTATACGCCTTGAAATTCCGTGGGGCCGGCCAGGGGGTAAAAGCCCTGGTGGCCGAATTCATCGGCGGTGAGGTGGCCCGGGAATTGAAATTAAAAGTTCCGGAATTGGTGTATGCCCATTTGGATGAAGCTTTTGGAAGAACCGAAGGGGATGAAGAGATCCAGGATCTGTTGAAAGCAAGCAGGGGGCTGAACCTGGCCTTGCATTATTTAAGCGGCGCCATAACCTTTGATCCGGCCGTTACAAAAGTGGAGCCTATGATGGCATCAATAATCGTATGGATGGATGCCTTTCTTACCAATATGGACCGCACCGCGCGCAACACCAATATGCTTATGTGGCACAATGAACTTTGGCTGATTGATCATGGGGCCTGTTTATATTTTCATCATAACTGGGAAAGCTGGCCTGTGCAAATGAAAAGCGCGTTCCCTTTAATAAAAGATCATGTGTTGCTTCAGGAAGCCTCCCTGTTGAAAGAAGCAGACGAATTTTGCAAAAGCCTGTTAACCCAGCAAAAGCTACATGAGATCGTAAACCTGTTGCCGATGGAGTGGTTGCAATATGAAGAAGCGCAGGGCGACCCGGAAGCCGCAAGAGAAGTGTATCTTCAATTTTTGTCGTGGCGTTTAAAAAATTCCTTTACTTTTCTAAAAACCGCATTAGATGCAAGAGCTGCTGGTATATGA
- the murB gene encoding UDP-N-acetylmuramate dehydrogenase, whose translation MEILNNSSLRSFNTFGIEQRARHFAKVASTDALKEALSWAKKNNQRPLIIGGGSNILLTKDYDGLVIKNELSGYEKIKEDEDFIYIKVQAGEQWHSFVLYCLEHHYAGVENLALIPGCVGASPMQNIGAYGVEIKDVFHELTALHKTELTKRTFSLKECNFGYRESVFKNIYKDQFVITDVTYRLRKKPVYHIAYGAIRQELEKRHITELSIREIAAAVIAIRSSKLPDPAKIGNAGSFFKNPSVPIDAYLSLKANFPGIVAYENADGSMKLAAGWLIEQAGLKGYRQGDAGVHEKQALVLVNYGNATGNDILKLCDLVMQTVSDKYGVPLHPEVNLI comes from the coding sequence ATGGAAATTCTGAATAATAGCTCCCTGCGGTCATTTAATACTTTTGGCATTGAACAACGGGCGCGTCATTTTGCAAAAGTTGCTTCCACGGATGCACTGAAGGAGGCTTTGTCCTGGGCAAAAAAAAACAACCAGCGGCCCCTGATCATCGGTGGCGGAAGTAATATTTTATTGACAAAAGATTACGATGGTCTGGTTATAAAAAATGAGTTATCGGGCTATGAAAAAATAAAGGAAGATGAAGATTTTATTTATATAAAAGTACAGGCAGGTGAACAATGGCATTCCTTTGTTTTATACTGCCTGGAACATCATTACGCCGGCGTGGAAAACCTGGCGTTAATACCCGGCTGTGTGGGTGCTTCGCCCATGCAGAATATCGGCGCCTATGGGGTAGAAATAAAAGATGTTTTTCACGAGCTCACCGCCTTACACAAAACAGAACTCACCAAAAGAACATTCAGTCTGAAGGAGTGCAATTTTGGCTACCGGGAAAGCGTCTTTAAAAATATTTATAAAGACCAGTTCGTCATTACAGACGTAACCTATCGCCTGCGCAAGAAACCGGTATATCATATAGCATACGGCGCCATCCGCCAGGAGCTGGAAAAGCGGCATATTACTGAGCTCTCTATCCGGGAGATAGCGGCGGCAGTAATTGCCATCCGTTCGTCCAAGCTTCCGGATCCGGCGAAAATCGGCAATGCCGGCAGTTTCTTCAAGAATCCTTCCGTACCAATAGACGCCTACCTGTCGCTGAAAGCAAATTTCCCGGGCATTGTTGCGTATGAAAACGCCGATGGTTCCATGAAACTGGCGGCTGGCTGGCTGATTGAACAGGCAGGTTTGAAGGGTTACCGCCAAGGCGATGCCGGGGTACATGAAAAGCAGGCCCTGGTATTGGTAAATTATGGCAACGCAACCGGAAATGATATTCTGAAATTGTGTGATCTTGTTATGCAGACGGTGTCTGATAAATACGGGGTACCATTGCATCCGGAAGTAAATCTGATTTAA
- a CDS encoding NAD(P)H-binding protein: MATEKKTAAIIGATGLTGSCVQRFLFDDPDYGCVRSLVRWPAEPIHAKHEVKLVDFNDPESILLALTGVSVVFCAIGTTNKKVKGDRNLYWQIDHDIPVRACKMALEAGCRTFVFVSSAGANPKSSAFYLRLKGKAEDAIIATGMPAVHLMRPGQLLGKRTEHRRLESWIQGIMKPLSGLFFGSWAQYKAIDATIVAKAMVVAAAKQETGVFRYTYKEMIQMAKGEGY; encoded by the coding sequence ATGGCTACAGAGAAAAAAACAGCAGCGATAATTGGCGCTACAGGTCTTACAGGTTCCTGCGTTCAGCGGTTTCTTTTTGACGATCCGGATTACGGCTGTGTTCGCTCATTAGTGCGCTGGCCCGCAGAGCCCATCCATGCAAAGCATGAAGTAAAACTGGTCGATTTCAATGATCCGGAGTCCATTCTATTGGCGTTAACAGGCGTATCGGTTGTATTTTGTGCAATCGGCACTACCAATAAAAAAGTAAAAGGCGACCGTAATTTATACTGGCAAATAGATCACGACATCCCCGTACGCGCATGTAAAATGGCGCTGGAAGCCGGATGCCGCACATTTGTATTTGTATCCTCCGCGGGCGCTAATCCCAAAAGCAGCGCCTTTTATTTGCGATTAAAAGGTAAGGCGGAGGATGCTATTATTGCAACAGGCATGCCCGCCGTACACCTTATGCGCCCCGGCCAGCTATTGGGAAAGAGAACTGAGCATCGCCGGCTGGAATCATGGATCCAGGGGATCATGAAACCTTTGTCCGGATTGTTTTTTGGCTCATGGGCCCAATACAAGGCCATTGATGCTACGATCGTTGCAAAAGCCATGGTGGTAGCGGCTGCGAAACAGGAAACCGGGGTTTTTCGGTATACTTATAAAGAAATGATACAGATGGCAAAGGGGGAGGGGTATTGA
- a CDS encoding DUF4126 domain-containing protein encodes MNWEFQAITATALGIALAACCGFRVFVPLLVAGLASRFHFFHFSESFLWLSSTPALIALGAATIIEIAGYYIPFVDNILDTIAAPMATIAGTVLATSVIPIDNEWVKWIAGIITGGGSAGLIASGTGILRLFSTKTTLGTGNNFVATGENTAAVAGSILSFIIPVVMAVIFLFFIVWVLRKVWKKMRGRRQVRTV; translated from the coding sequence ATGAACTGGGAGTTTCAGGCAATTACTGCCACGGCATTAGGCATTGCATTAGCCGCCTGTTGCGGTTTCCGGGTTTTTGTGCCGCTGCTTGTTGCGGGCCTCGCCAGCCGGTTCCATTTTTTTCATTTCTCTGAAAGCTTTCTCTGGCTTTCCTCCACACCGGCACTCATCGCATTGGGTGCCGCAACCATTATTGAAATTGCAGGCTATTACATTCCTTTTGTTGACAATATCCTGGATACCATTGCCGCGCCCATGGCCACAATTGCCGGAACGGTTCTGGCCACTTCCGTAATTCCAATAGACAACGAATGGGTAAAATGGATCGCGGGCATTATTACCGGTGGCGGCAGTGCTGGTTTGATCGCATCCGGCACGGGCATTTTACGGCTTTTCAGTACAAAAACTACCTTAGGTACGGGAAATAATTTTGTGGCAACGGGTGAAAACACTGCGGCTGTTGCAGGCTCGATACTCAGCTTCATTATTCCTGTTGTGATGGCGGTAATTTTTCTTTTTTTTATTGTATGGGTGCTTAGAAAGGTTTGGAAGAAGATGAGGGGTCGCCGGCAGGTAAGGACTGTTTGA
- a CDS encoding outer membrane protein assembly factor BamB family protein, with protein MKKIVAALLLCLFCQAIRAQARFQFAHISDLHIGSNNADEDLRRTVRDINANPDLKFVIASGDITEFGADTEIKLAKQILDSLNKPLYIIPGNHDDNWSESGTNTFNRVFGNEVFAFEYEGIHFLGANCGPNMKMSPGQVPYGNIVWLDSVLATIPGREPVIFVDHYPLDSSLNNWYEVADRLKKHNIEAWLCGHGHQNRRFDFEGIPGIMGRSNLRAKDSIGGYNIVTIEKGSISYSTRIPGSITKAPWAAVALQDHHFDKELKKYPRPSYAINDQYPQVREIGRFQDSSDIGNGFALYKGLIITPDSRGRVLAVDPIKNKVVWRFATNGKIYASPAIAGNRFVVPSTDGTIYCLDAATGKPYWTTATPKSIVATPVIREGKVFAGSSEGLFRALDLNTGKIIWTYDRVKNFVKAMPLVYDGKLIFGSWGNELYALNMKTGTADWVYNDGYTNRMFSPASCLPVATNGRVFIVAPDRYMTALDAATGKLIWKKRWNEYWVRESMGLSNDSAIVFAKTMQGQLIGVATRADTATIVWKTDNVFNYELNPSVITERKGVVYAFSDKGVIAAFDRATGRTKWIHKVANCLIHDLQFMDDRKIVVTTMDGKIIVLRIKG; from the coding sequence GTGAAAAAAATAGTTGCCGCGCTGTTGCTTTGTTTATTTTGCCAGGCGATCCGCGCACAAGCCCGTTTTCAATTTGCCCATATTTCCGATCTGCATATCGGCTCCAATAATGCCGACGAAGATCTGAGAAGAACCGTCCGGGATATAAACGCCAATCCCGATCTTAAGTTTGTGATCGCTTCCGGCGACATTACCGAATTTGGCGCCGATACAGAAATAAAACTGGCCAAACAAATCCTGGATTCCCTCAATAAACCACTGTATATTATTCCCGGCAATCATGATGACAACTGGTCGGAAAGCGGTACCAATACTTTTAACCGGGTGTTTGGCAACGAAGTATTTGCTTTTGAATATGAAGGGATCCATTTCCTGGGGGCGAACTGTGGCCCTAATATGAAAATGAGCCCCGGCCAGGTACCGTATGGTAATATTGTTTGGCTGGATTCCGTTTTGGCAACCATTCCCGGCAGGGAGCCGGTCATTTTCGTAGATCATTACCCCCTGGATTCCTCCCTGAATAATTGGTACGAGGTGGCAGATCGTTTAAAAAAACATAATATCGAGGCATGGCTTTGCGGTCATGGGCACCAAAACCGGCGCTTTGATTTCGAAGGCATTCCGGGTATTATGGGCCGGTCGAACCTGCGCGCAAAAGACAGTATTGGCGGGTATAATATTGTAACGATCGAAAAGGGAAGCATCTCCTACAGCACAAGAATTCCCGGCAGCATCACGAAAGCGCCCTGGGCGGCTGTAGCCTTACAAGATCATCATTTTGACAAAGAACTGAAAAAATATCCCCGGCCCTCTTATGCGATAAATGACCAGTACCCGCAGGTGCGGGAAATCGGGCGGTTCCAGGATTCTTCTGATATCGGAAACGGGTTTGCCTTGTATAAGGGGCTGATCATTACGCCGGACAGCCGCGGCCGCGTTCTGGCTGTGGATCCCATAAAAAACAAAGTGGTATGGCGGTTTGCGACAAATGGAAAGATATATGCATCGCCGGCAATAGCAGGTAATCGTTTCGTAGTTCCCTCAACAGACGGCACGATCTATTGCCTGGATGCCGCAACAGGTAAACCCTATTGGACCACCGCTACCCCAAAGTCTATTGTTGCAACGCCGGTCATCAGGGAGGGAAAAGTATTTGCAGGTTCGTCGGAAGGCCTGTTCCGCGCGCTGGATCTAAACACGGGTAAGATCATCTGGACCTATGACCGGGTGAAGAATTTTGTAAAAGCAATGCCGCTGGTTTACGATGGCAAACTGATTTTTGGAAGCTGGGGCAATGAATTGTATGCGCTTAATATGAAAACAGGAACTGCCGATTGGGTCTATAACGATGGATACACCAACCGCATGTTCTCCCCCGCCTCCTGTTTGCCCGTTGCAACGAACGGCCGGGTGTTTATTGTGGCGCCGGACCGGTATATGACGGCTCTTGACGCGGCAACAGGAAAGCTGATCTGGAAAAAAAGATGGAATGAATACTGGGTACGCGAATCAATGGGACTATCCAACGACAGTGCTATTGTTTTTGCGAAAACGATGCAGGGGCAACTAATTGGGGTAGCCACCAGGGCAGATACGGCAACGATTGTTTGGAAGACCGATAATGTATTTAATTATGAACTGAACCCCTCCGTAATTACAGAGCGCAAAGGTGTGGTGTATGCGTTTAGCGACAAAGGCGTCATTGCCGCGTTTGACCGCGCAACGGGCCGTACCAAATGGATACATAAAGTGGCCAATTGCCTGATACATGATCTGCAATTTATGGACGATCGCAAAATTGTGGTTACCACCATGGACGGAAAGATTATTGTGCTCCGGATTAAAGGATGA
- a CDS encoding hotdog fold thioesterase yields MIWRQPVNLESLNNAPEYMGTFLNIQFTGVTGNTLTATMPVTQKVKQPYGILHGGASVVLAETVGSYASALVMDPAVSMAVGLEVNANHLKPVTSGAVKAVCSPLHLGRKTHVWDIRIYNEQEQLTCISRLTVAIIPKQPFE; encoded by the coding sequence ATGATCTGGAGGCAACCGGTCAACCTGGAAAGTCTGAATAATGCGCCTGAGTACATGGGCACTTTCCTCAACATACAATTTACCGGTGTTACGGGCAACACGCTCACCGCTACCATGCCCGTCACTCAAAAGGTAAAGCAACCCTATGGCATATTGCATGGCGGCGCTTCTGTTGTGCTGGCGGAAACGGTGGGATCTTATGCGAGCGCCCTGGTTATGGACCCGGCTGTATCAATGGCTGTAGGACTGGAGGTAAATGCCAATCATCTGAAGCCGGTAACCTCCGGCGCCGTAAAAGCGGTGTGCAGCCCGCTGCATCTTGGCAGGAAAACGCATGTATGGGATATCAGGATCTATAACGAACAGGAACAGCTTACCTGCATCAGCCGGCTAACGGTTGCGATTATTCCGAAGCAGCCATTTGAATAG
- the mqo gene encoding malate dehydrogenase (quinone): MAKRKEIKTDVVLIGAGIMSATLGAFINELEPGNSIHIFERLGRVAGESSDAWNNAGTGHSALCELNYTPEKGDGTIDTHKALDIIEQFEVSKQFWSYLVKDQQINDPADFIRTVPHMSFVRGSKDVKYLKKRYTALQKYKLFQGMEYSEDPAVIKKWIPLVVEGRDPKEKVATTYAAWGTDVDYGALTRILIDNMVARGNAHLHLLHEVYDLIRQDDGRWKVKVKNMATGEKTIIYSRFVFIGAGGGSLALLQDSDIPESKLYGGFPVGGQWLVCNNPAVVKKHEAKVYGQASVGAPPMSVPHLDTRVMGDEKSILFGPFASFSTKFLKEGSYWDLFESIKYWNIFSMMKVGLKNYDLEKYLVQQLSLSFEDRIEALKVFYPNAKAKDWKLEDAGQRVQIIFKDPEKGASLQFGTEIVASEDGTIGALLGASPGASTAVSIMLTLLEKCFPDRFQGKWKKKLRMMIPSLGQRLEENEELCNKIRTETTALLRLQ, encoded by the coding sequence GTGGCAAAGAGAAAAGAAATAAAGACAGACGTGGTATTGATCGGCGCTGGTATAATGAGCGCTACCTTAGGTGCTTTTATTAATGAGCTGGAGCCCGGGAATTCAATCCACATTTTTGAGCGGCTGGGGCGGGTAGCCGGCGAAAGCTCCGACGCCTGGAATAATGCCGGAACAGGGCATTCCGCACTTTGCGAGCTCAATTATACGCCCGAGAAAGGAGACGGTACCATCGATACACATAAAGCATTGGATATTATCGAGCAGTTTGAAGTATCCAAACAGTTCTGGTCGTACCTCGTAAAAGATCAACAGATCAATGACCCTGCAGATTTTATCCGTACCGTACCACATATGAGTTTTGTGCGTGGAAGTAAGGATGTTAAATACCTTAAAAAACGCTACACGGCCCTGCAAAAATATAAACTGTTCCAGGGGATGGAATATTCCGAAGATCCGGCGGTTATCAAAAAATGGATCCCGCTGGTAGTGGAAGGGCGCGATCCGAAAGAAAAAGTGGCTACCACTTATGCTGCGTGGGGTACGGATGTTGATTATGGGGCATTAACAAGAATTTTGATTGATAATATGGTTGCCCGGGGCAATGCCCATTTACATCTCTTGCATGAAGTGTATGACCTCATCAGGCAGGACGACGGAAGATGGAAAGTGAAAGTGAAGAATATGGCAACGGGCGAGAAAACCATCATTTACAGCCGTTTTGTTTTTATTGGCGCCGGGGGCGGATCCTTAGCGTTATTACAGGATAGTGATATTCCCGAAAGCAAGCTGTATGGCGGGTTTCCCGTAGGCGGACAATGGCTGGTGTGCAACAACCCGGCAGTGGTAAAAAAGCATGAAGCCAAGGTTTACGGGCAGGCCTCGGTAGGGGCGCCACCTATGAGCGTACCGCACCTGGATACCCGGGTGATGGGGGATGAGAAATCTATCCTGTTTGGTCCCTTTGCATCCTTTTCCACAAAATTTTTGAAGGAAGGATCCTATTGGGATCTTTTTGAATCGATCAAATACTGGAATATTTTTTCGATGATGAAAGTAGGATTGAAAAATTATGACCTGGAAAAATACCTGGTACAGCAACTGAGCCTTTCTTTTGAGGATCGGATTGAAGCATTGAAAGTGTTTTACCCCAACGCAAAAGCAAAAGACTGGAAGCTGGAAGATGCAGGGCAACGGGTGCAGATTATTTTTAAAGACCCTGAAAAAGGAGCGAGCCTGCAATTCGGGACAGAGATAGTAGCCAGCGAGGACGGAACTATTGGCGCTTTATTAGGCGCTTCTCCCGGCGCGTCCACCGCTGTTTCGATCATGCTGACGTTATTGGAAAAATGTTTTCCTGACCGTTTCCAGGGCAAGTGGAAGAAAAAATTAAGAATGATGATCCCTTCCCTGGGGCAGCGCCTGGAAGAAAATGAAGAATTGTGCAATAAAATAAGGACCGAGACCACCGCGTTGTTGCGACTGCAGTAA
- a CDS encoding BlaI/MecI/CopY family transcriptional regulator, which translates to MVKLSKSEEQLMEYIWKAGRAFMKDLIDSFPDPKPANTTVATLLKRMTEKGVISYTQYGNSREYYPLIKKADYFSKHVNSMIRNYFDDSVLQFASFFTKETNLSKEQLEELKQIVDHQIESLGKRKKKK; encoded by the coding sequence ATGGTTAAGTTGTCAAAATCAGAGGAACAGTTGATGGAATATATCTGGAAAGCCGGGCGCGCCTTTATGAAGGACCTGATCGATAGCTTTCCCGACCCGAAACCCGCAAACACAACGGTGGCAACACTTTTAAAGCGGATGACAGAAAAAGGGGTGATCAGTTATACCCAATACGGGAACTCCCGCGAATATTACCCGCTGATCAAAAAGGCCGATTATTTTTCAAAACACGTCAACAGTATGATCCGAAATTATTTTGATGACTCTGTTTTGCAGTTTGCTTCTTTTTTTACCAAAGAGACCAATTTAAGCAAAGAGCAGTTGGAAGAACTGAAGCAAATCGTAGACCACCAGATAGAATCCCTTGGGAAACGAAAAAAGAAAAAATGA
- a CDS encoding M56 family metallopeptidase: MIIYLLKMIACSGLLYAFYFFFLRKEKMLVFNRFYLLGSIILSFLIPLCRFETKMSDKIGLPDKPFIEMYSVTKEPLFSEKAVINLLPKKTTVAAGTIVYIVFISVSLLLFFRFVINLFHYRRLIKNNPKIKKGRFSIILLEQDILPHSFINSIFLSRSTYEGGLIDQEILLHEEAHITQRHSFDILFVEAVMIVFWFNPFLLLFRKYIRINHEFLADTCVVQNTGDRSRYAEAMLKMACPVCKNSLASNFYFITKKRLMMLYKETSVKVKLTRGLITLFVFVSLILIFSDRLNGTGQKMNLPGDAGKDASGLINPGNRHVGYTAIQKDVPEEGNREKAGIEQGAAILKADGIKDLPVNNEGAPVAKPEGTTIPGAALSIEKDSLDIPYKSYPVNKGLSEEKMTEFNKFIEKYVMEVNGEKVFWYKQMLRPALDLYFGMTDQQRSGVNKNLPQLFLAAGNNELVRLNGAYRNNRGKLFAVYPDGKTVSATITNSEEKKHFIENFTLDINRYPNQDCAFRTYLYKGKSVAMFVMFYSVKKEG; encoded by the coding sequence ATGATTATCTATCTTTTAAAAATGATCGCCTGCAGCGGCTTGTTGTACGCCTTTTATTTCTTTTTTCTCCGGAAAGAAAAGATGCTGGTGTTTAACCGGTTTTATTTGCTGGGGAGCATTATTCTCTCTTTTTTAATCCCGTTGTGTCGTTTTGAAACGAAGATGTCCGATAAGATCGGGTTGCCCGATAAGCCGTTTATTGAAATGTATTCAGTGACTAAGGAACCGTTGTTCTCTGAAAAGGCCGTTATTAACCTATTGCCAAAAAAGACAACAGTTGCCGCCGGCACCATTGTATATATTGTTTTTATCAGCGTTTCGCTGCTGTTGTTTTTTCGCTTTGTTATAAATCTGTTCCATTACCGGAGGTTGATAAAAAATAATCCGAAAATTAAAAAGGGACGCTTTTCAATCATCCTGTTAGAACAGGATATATTGCCCCATTCCTTTATAAACAGTATATTTTTGAGCCGCAGTACTTATGAAGGAGGGCTTATTGACCAGGAGATTCTGCTCCATGAAGAGGCCCATATAACACAGCGCCATTCTTTTGACATACTGTTTGTGGAGGCGGTAATGATTGTGTTCTGGTTTAATCCTTTTTTACTGCTGTTCAGAAAGTATATCAGGATCAATCACGAGTTTCTGGCGGATACTTGTGTCGTTCAAAATACCGGGGATAGAAGCCGTTATGCCGAAGCAATGCTTAAAATGGCTTGCCCCGTTTGTAAAAATTCACTTGCCAGTAATTTCTATTTTATTACAAAAAAACGATTAATGATGCTTTACAAAGAAACTTCAGTAAAAGTTAAACTGACACGAGGCCTGATCACCCTGTTTGTTTTTGTGTCCCTGATACTTATTTTTTCAGACAGGCTGAATGGAACGGGTCAGAAAATGAATCTTCCGGGCGACGCCGGAAAGGATGCATCTGGTTTAATAAATCCAGGCAATCGGCATGTGGGGTATACTGCAATTCAGAAGGATGTTCCGGAAGAAGGTAATAGGGAAAAAGCCGGGATCGAACAAGGAGCCGCAATTTTGAAAGCGGACGGGATAAAAGACCTGCCGGTTAATAATGAAGGTGCTCCCGTTGCAAAACCGGAAGGGACAACTATCCCCGGGGCTGCATTATCGATAGAAAAAGATTCTTTGGATATTCCCTATAAATCATACCCCGTTAATAAGGGATTGTCAGAAGAAAAAATGACTGAGTTTAATAAGTTTATTGAAAAATATGTAATGGAGGTGAATGGTGAAAAAGTTTTTTGGTATAAACAAATGTTGCGGCCTGCCCTCGATCTGTATTTTGGCATGACCGATCAGCAACGTTCCGGTGTAAATAAAAACCTTCCCCAACTATTTCTTGCAGCCGGTAATAATGAGTTAGTACGGCTAAATGGAGCCTATAGAAATAATAGGGGCAAGCTATTCGCAGTTTACCCGGATGGAAAAACCGTGAGTGCAACCATAACCAACAGTGAGGAGAAAAAGCATTTTATAGAGAATTTTACATTGGACATAAACAGGTATCCCAATCAGGATTGTGCCTTTAGAACGTATTTATATAAGGGGAAAAGTGTAGCTATGTTCGTAATGTTTTATTCAGTAAAGAAAGAGGGCTGA